The Oceanispirochaeta sp. genome window below encodes:
- a CDS encoding efflux RND transporter permease subunit, translating into MNIGQFSVKNPVFVNILMVTLLVLGGLSLSRMPREQFAEVPFYWVTILVPYPGVAAEDVEKLITIPIENEMQGLDNLDQIQSLTTEGVTSVRVAFDSGISSDEFDKLFQDVRTRFSKVSLPEGTLDSLVDDFSSNDFLPVVEVVLSGRGSYTSMINEAERLYEQLIRISDVSSVDLIGARDRQIFIEVNRTRLEALGLSVNEVVQSLQGQNSNIPGGTLNTGKRQYLVRTMGEVKSVDELDSIIVRQIPGEEGFLSIADVASILDGYDPRGVRSRFNGDTAVTLRIAKIPGGNSLKIVEKTRALLEDWEPTLPEGISLNVQNDSTIQIRDSINVLVNNALFGLFLLVILLFAFVGLRNALMTALGIPVTFAVTFLILDMTGETFNSNTLFALVLVLGLIVDHAIVIIENSFRLEQSGLERHQAAIQGTNQVVMPVFAATATTVAAFIPLMLLPGTIGKFLRIIPLTVSIALIVSTLEAVFFLPSHYADWWGGRKKARTEERYFKYVKQGFSRLLKWLYNRRKRVVLLVILFMIASFSLSPFLAQDLFSAEDFTLFYIDLDLPSGSNLDSTENLISRFEERLVPLVGNGEIAGINSYVGFRGESGGNTVQGNLGQIVVDLTEKGEGRQRSIIAIMNEAKDLTSDIPGADQVLFRRATNGPPTSSAVSFRLFGNSYEDLTRVSSVLAESLSEYPELYNVKDNYEPGTPELRVIVDGARAARYGLNAVYIGQFLRASLDGVKASTFFQNNEEVDIIIGFSSSGTLKAEELSQLKIIAPSGQQIPLSSLKRLEQGSALASIRRLDGKREITITADAYDKSNLRDINGRIKSLYEEEFQQRYPDMSLSVGGAFSDLDDLLIQIAQIFLLGIFLIYLILGAQFNSYSQPFLILMTIPFAFVGVVLYLFLSGTPFSTTVLYSAVALAGIAVNDSIVLISFINELRKDGLPLADAVFSATETRLRPILLTTLTTIAGLLPTALGLGGESVVWGPMASTIIFGLIFSTLTALILIPCFYGILYDKGKKNKILKD; encoded by the coding sequence ATGAACATCGGTCAGTTTTCGGTTAAAAACCCTGTGTTCGTCAATATTCTCATGGTCACCCTCCTTGTTCTGGGAGGGCTCAGTCTCTCCCGTATGCCCCGGGAACAGTTTGCGGAGGTCCCTTTCTACTGGGTGACGATCCTGGTGCCCTATCCGGGAGTGGCCGCGGAAGATGTGGAAAAACTAATTACCATTCCCATCGAGAACGAGATGCAGGGTCTTGATAATCTGGATCAGATACAGTCTCTCACCACAGAGGGGGTCACTTCGGTCCGGGTCGCCTTTGACAGCGGAATCTCATCGGATGAATTTGACAAGCTTTTTCAGGATGTCCGCACCCGGTTTAGTAAGGTCTCCCTCCCCGAAGGAACCCTGGACAGCCTTGTCGATGATTTCTCTTCGAATGACTTTCTTCCTGTTGTGGAAGTGGTCCTTTCAGGCAGGGGCAGTTATACCTCCATGATCAATGAAGCGGAACGCCTTTATGAGCAGTTAATCCGTATTTCCGATGTCTCTTCTGTGGACCTTATCGGGGCACGGGACAGGCAAATCTTTATTGAGGTGAACAGGACCCGTCTGGAAGCTCTGGGTCTTTCGGTGAATGAGGTGGTTCAGTCCCTTCAGGGTCAAAACAGTAATATCCCCGGAGGAACTCTGAACACGGGGAAGCGTCAGTATCTGGTCAGAACCATGGGAGAAGTTAAATCTGTTGATGAACTTGACTCTATCATCGTCCGTCAGATTCCCGGAGAAGAGGGTTTTCTCAGCATTGCCGATGTGGCCTCCATCCTGGATGGCTATGATCCCCGGGGTGTCAGGTCCCGGTTCAATGGCGATACCGCGGTGACTCTGCGGATAGCCAAAATTCCCGGCGGAAATTCCCTGAAGATCGTGGAAAAGACCAGGGCCCTTCTGGAGGACTGGGAACCGACTCTCCCCGAAGGCATCTCTTTGAATGTGCAGAACGACTCTACAATCCAGATCAGAGACAGCATCAATGTGCTCGTCAATAACGCCCTTTTCGGACTGTTTCTTCTGGTTATTCTGCTTTTTGCCTTTGTGGGACTCAGGAATGCCCTGATGACGGCCTTGGGTATTCCCGTCACCTTCGCAGTGACATTTTTGATATTGGATATGACAGGTGAGACTTTTAACAGCAATACTCTTTTTGCGCTGGTTCTGGTCCTGGGGCTCATTGTGGACCATGCCATTGTGATCATCGAGAACAGCTTCCGCCTGGAACAGAGTGGCCTTGAACGGCATCAGGCGGCCATTCAGGGGACCAACCAGGTTGTGATGCCAGTCTTTGCTGCGACGGCGACAACTGTGGCCGCCTTTATACCCCTCATGCTGCTGCCGGGAACAATCGGCAAATTCCTCCGGATCATTCCTCTCACAGTCTCCATCGCCCTGATTGTCTCTACTCTGGAAGCCGTATTTTTTCTCCCCTCCCATTATGCCGACTGGTGGGGCGGCAGGAAAAAGGCCCGGACCGAAGAGCGGTATTTCAAATATGTGAAACAGGGATTTTCCAGACTTCTCAAGTGGCTTTATAATAGACGGAAACGTGTTGTTTTACTGGTCATTCTTTTCATGATCGCCTCATTTTCTCTGTCTCCCTTTTTGGCTCAGGACCTGTTCAGTGCAGAGGACTTTACTCTCTTTTACATTGATCTGGATCTCCCTTCCGGATCGAACCTGGACAGTACAGAAAACCTGATCAGCCGTTTTGAAGAGAGGCTTGTTCCCCTGGTGGGGAACGGTGAAATCGCCGGAATTAATAGCTATGTCGGTTTTCGGGGAGAGAGCGGGGGAAATACGGTGCAGGGAAACCTGGGACAGATTGTTGTAGACCTAACTGAAAAGGGAGAAGGCCGTCAAAGGAGCATCATTGCCATCATGAATGAGGCTAAAGACCTGACCTCGGATATTCCCGGGGCCGATCAGGTTCTCTTCCGCAGAGCCACAAACGGTCCGCCCACCAGCTCTGCCGTCTCCTTCCGTCTCTTTGGTAATTCCTATGAAGACCTGACTCGGGTCAGCTCTGTCCTTGCCGAATCCCTGTCGGAATATCCCGAACTGTATAATGTCAAGGACAATTACGAACCGGGAACTCCCGAGCTGCGGGTCATCGTCGATGGAGCCAGGGCCGCCCGGTACGGATTGAATGCGGTCTATATCGGACAGTTCCTGAGAGCCTCTCTGGACGGCGTCAAGGCCAGTACTTTCTTTCAGAACAACGAAGAAGTGGATATCATTATCGGGTTTTCCTCGTCGGGAACACTGAAGGCGGAGGAGCTCTCCCAGTTGAAGATCATTGCCCCCTCGGGACAGCAGATTCCCCTGTCTTCTCTGAAGAGGCTGGAGCAGGGGAGTGCCCTGGCCTCGATCAGACGTCTGGACGGAAAAAGGGAGATCACCATCACCGCCGATGCTTATGATAAGAGCAATCTCAGGGATATCAACGGCCGGATAAAATCTCTTTATGAGGAGGAGTTTCAACAGCGCTATCCCGATATGAGTCTCAGTGTAGGAGGAGCGTTTTCCGACCTGGATGACCTGCTTATACAGATTGCCCAGATATTCCTTCTGGGGATTTTTCTGATCTATCTGATTCTGGGGGCCCAGTTTAATTCCTACTCTCAGCCTTTTCTGATCCTTATGACCATACCCTTCGCTTTTGTGGGAGTAGTCCTGTATCTGTTTTTATCGGGAACGCCTTTCTCTACGACGGTCCTGTATTCAGCGGTAGCCCTGGCGGGGATTGCCGTCAATGACTCAATTGTCCTTATCAGCTTTATCAATGAGCTTAGAAAGGATGGGCTTCCCCTGGCGGACGCCGTGTTCTCTGCTACAGAAACAAGGCTCCGTCCCATACTGCTGACAACCCTGACTACTATTGCCGGATTACTGCCTACGGCCTTGGGGCTGGGAGGTGAATCCGTGGTTTGGGGACCGATGGCGAGCACTATCATCTTCGGACTGATCTTCTCGACCCTGACTGCTTTGATTTTGATTCCCTGTTTCTATGGGATACTCTACGATAAAGGAAAGAAGAATAAGATTCTGAAGGACTAA
- the rlmH gene encoding 23S rRNA (pseudouridine(1915)-N(3))-methyltransferase RlmH translates to MKITIITVGKLKEKYWKAAVDEYQKRLTRYCNLKIIEVTDEKCPDNASEEEKNRIRRKEAERIHIKIPVDSLLVTLEIQGKEQDSESFARWLDKIPHQGHSHLVFVIGGSLGLSEELCRQSSLSLSFSKLTYPHQMMRVILLEQIYRAYRINRNEPYHK, encoded by the coding sequence GTGAAAATCACCATCATCACAGTGGGAAAACTGAAGGAAAAATACTGGAAAGCCGCCGTAGATGAATATCAGAAGAGACTGACCCGCTACTGCAATCTCAAGATAATCGAAGTGACCGATGAAAAATGTCCGGATAACGCCAGTGAAGAAGAGAAAAACAGAATTCGCCGGAAAGAAGCCGAAAGGATTCATATAAAGATACCAGTAGATTCTCTTCTTGTCACTCTCGAAATACAGGGGAAGGAGCAGGATTCAGAAAGTTTTGCCCGCTGGTTAGACAAGATTCCCCATCAGGGACACTCTCATCTTGTCTTTGTGATCGGTGGTTCCCTGGGACTCTCGGAAGAACTCTGCCGCCAAAGCAGCCTGTCCCTGTCATTCTCGAAACTGACTTATCCCCATCAGATGATGAGGGTGATCCTTCTGGAACAGATCTACAGGGCCTATCGCATCAACAGAAACGAACCCTATCATAAATAA
- the sbcB gene encoding exodeoxyribonuclease I, protein MTFLWYDLETFGKNPRWDRVAQFAAVRTNEQFETIEDPVVLYCRITPDYIPDPYACLITGITPQESLEKGLREYDFIKAIDKEFSRPGTCVAGYNNIRFDDEFIRNLYYRNFMDPYRREWADGNSRWDLLDLVRATHDLRPEGINWPLHEDGRPLFKLEKLSEANNISHEHAHDALSDVYATIGMAQLIAAKQPRLYSYFFEHRQKEDLKEIINLESREPLVHTSGMLTGLTGCTTLMAPLVVDPLIRNSIHCFDLRYDPAPLMELSVEEIRRRVFTPRKELVDEGLERIPLKDINIGKCPIVAPLNTLDDEAALRLGIDKSQCLEHSRILQSDPGLLQKIREVFNQDKSKYYSIEDDPDLQIYSGGFFRNDDRVRMKIIHQTEPEELKTLTLNFFDPRIPEMLRRFIGRNFPSTLDEQEMASWKSACAGRILFPKARGALDHGGFLKVLENLKYSTDVSPPQKLVVKELEKYEEILKDQVLRYAPSD, encoded by the coding sequence ATGACTTTTTTATGGTATGACCTGGAAACTTTCGGAAAGAATCCGCGCTGGGACCGTGTCGCCCAGTTTGCGGCGGTTCGCACAAATGAACAATTTGAAACAATTGAAGACCCGGTCGTCCTCTACTGCCGGATCACGCCGGATTATATTCCCGATCCCTATGCCTGCCTCATCACCGGGATTACTCCTCAGGAGTCTCTGGAAAAGGGCCTCAGGGAGTATGATTTTATAAAGGCCATCGATAAAGAGTTTTCCCGCCCCGGGACCTGTGTGGCTGGTTACAATAACATTCGCTTCGATGATGAGTTTATCCGCAACCTGTACTACCGGAATTTCATGGACCCTTACCGCAGAGAGTGGGCCGACGGCAACAGCCGCTGGGATCTGCTGGACCTGGTCCGGGCGACCCATGATCTCCGCCCCGAAGGGATCAACTGGCCCCTGCATGAGGATGGCCGCCCCTTGTTTAAACTGGAAAAACTTTCTGAAGCCAATAATATCAGCCATGAACACGCTCATGATGCACTTTCCGATGTGTATGCCACCATCGGAATGGCACAGCTGATTGCGGCAAAACAGCCCCGCCTCTACAGCTATTTTTTTGAACACAGGCAGAAAGAGGATCTGAAAGAGATTATCAACCTGGAGTCCAGGGAGCCCCTGGTTCATACCTCGGGAATGCTGACCGGTTTGACGGGCTGCACCACCCTGATGGCTCCTCTGGTGGTGGATCCCCTGATCCGGAATTCCATTCACTGTTTTGATCTCCGTTATGATCCGGCACCATTGATGGAGCTTTCCGTTGAGGAGATCCGGCGTAGAGTGTTCACTCCCCGGAAAGAACTGGTCGATGAAGGGCTGGAGCGGATACCTCTGAAAGACATCAATATAGGAAAGTGCCCCATCGTCGCCCCTCTCAATACACTGGATGACGAGGCGGCTCTCCGTCTGGGTATCGATAAATCCCAGTGCCTGGAGCACAGCCGTATTCTTCAGTCAGATCCGGGACTACTGCAGAAAATACGGGAAGTCTTTAACCAGGATAAGTCTAAGTACTACAGCATAGAGGATGATCCGGATCTGCAGATCTATTCGGGAGGCTTCTTTCGGAATGATGACAGAGTCCGGATGAAAATCATCCATCAGACCGAGCCGGAAGAGCTGAAAACTCTGACTCTGAATTTCTTTGATCCCCGTATTCCCGAGATGCTCCGCCGATTCATCGGCCGGAATTTTCCTTCCACTCTGGATGAACAGGAAATGGCCTCCTGGAAAAGTGCCTGTGCCGGGCGCATTCTTTTTCCCAAGGCACGGGGTGCCCTGGATCATGGCGGGTTTTTAAAAGTTCTTGAAAATCTCAAATACTCAACAGATGTCTCGCCTCCTCAGAAGCTGGTGGTCAAGGAACTGGAAAAGTATGAAGAAATACTGAAAGATCAGGTCCTGAGGTACGCTCCGTCCGATTGA
- a CDS encoding hexokinase, translating into MIETRNKVEAFLKKYGMLSAGVDLKEGVSLFLDEMERGLSGESSIAMIPTFIETANPVITDKKVVVIDAGGTNLRTGLVSFDKNYKPVIENFKKYPMPGTRGAVSKDEFFSTLAGYIIDLVPQGEKIGFCFSYPTEMYPNKDGRLIKFSKEVDCPEVHGEMIGENLLASLKKMGFTDKRDVVILNDTVATLLTGMISFPQQVFSGFIGYIFGTGINGCYSESNRNILKLRGLEASHTQIINTECGSFGKPPQGLIDKELDAKTSDPGHYRLEKMVSGGYFGLVVTRTLEKALTEDLFSKEAQTLLGDLGRLSTKDVDDYLHNPHNKSNVLVKALKNQELSDREALFYLINDLLDRAAKLASCALAGIVLKSGKGTSPLEPLCLTVDGTTFYCSYEFKTRVEQYLREILQGENQRYYEIVRVEDAPLLGAAIAALTN; encoded by the coding sequence GTGATTGAAACGAGGAATAAAGTAGAAGCATTTTTGAAGAAATACGGGATGCTTTCTGCGGGAGTGGATCTGAAGGAAGGAGTCAGTCTTTTTCTGGATGAAATGGAACGTGGACTTTCCGGAGAGAGCTCTATAGCCATGATTCCCACTTTTATTGAGACCGCAAATCCTGTCATCACAGATAAAAAAGTTGTGGTCATTGATGCGGGAGGCACAAATCTGAGGACAGGGTTGGTTTCTTTTGATAAAAACTATAAACCCGTCATTGAAAACTTCAAAAAATATCCTATGCCCGGTACCCGCGGTGCCGTCAGCAAAGATGAGTTTTTTAGTACACTGGCAGGGTATATCATCGATCTGGTTCCCCAGGGTGAAAAAATCGGATTCTGTTTTTCCTATCCTACCGAGATGTATCCCAATAAGGACGGCCGTCTGATTAAATTCAGCAAGGAAGTAGACTGCCCCGAAGTCCATGGTGAAATGATCGGAGAGAATCTTCTGGCATCCCTGAAGAAAATGGGATTTACGGATAAACGGGATGTTGTTATCCTCAATGATACGGTCGCCACTCTTCTGACTGGAATGATTTCCTTTCCCCAGCAGGTTTTCAGCGGGTTCATTGGTTATATTTTCGGCACAGGAATCAACGGCTGTTACAGCGAGTCCAATCGGAATATTCTTAAGCTCCGCGGACTGGAGGCTTCCCACACTCAGATCATCAACACCGAATGCGGTTCATTCGGGAAACCGCCTCAGGGGTTGATCGATAAGGAACTGGATGCTAAAACCAGTGACCCCGGCCATTATCGCCTTGAAAAGATGGTTTCCGGGGGATATTTTGGTCTTGTTGTTACCAGGACCCTTGAAAAAGCACTGACTGAAGACCTATTTTCAAAAGAGGCACAGACCCTTCTGGGAGATCTGGGAAGACTGAGTACCAAGGATGTGGATGATTACCTCCATAACCCTCATAATAAGAGCAATGTTCTTGTCAAAGCTCTGAAGAATCAGGAACTCTCTGACAGGGAAGCCCTGTTTTATCTGATCAATGATCTGCTGGACCGGGCTGCAAAACTGGCATCCTGCGCCCTGGCGGGAATCGTACTGAAATCCGGAAAGGGTACATCCCCTCTGGAGCCCTTGTGCCTCACCGTAGATGGGACCACCTTTTACTGTTCCTATGAGTTTAAAACCCGGGTGGAACAGTATTTGCGGGAGATCCTTCAGGGAGAGAATCAGAGATATTACGAAATAGTCCGTGTTGAGGATGCTCCCCTTCTGGGGGCCGCAATTGCGGCCCTGACAAACTGA
- a CDS encoding response regulator transcription factor — protein sequence MKTILVAEDEAGINEMICDYLDALGFKTISATDGIEALKIYRKEKLDLVLLDIMMPRLDGTEVLREIRKESEIPILMVTARSGEGDTVLGLELGADDYIAKPFSMKELAARIRTVLRRSTPLSAPAPEEDNPGLVQAELHMDRIKRTVSIRGKSVELTAAQFNILEKLMKSPGRVFSRMDLLQAFQEDPYEGYERSIDVHIKNIRKLLEEDPGHPEYILTVWGVGYKMQDSQ from the coding sequence ATGAAGACAATACTTGTTGCTGAAGACGAAGCAGGCATCAATGAAATGATCTGCGATTACCTGGATGCCCTGGGGTTTAAAACCATTTCTGCGACGGATGGAATCGAAGCCCTCAAAATATACAGAAAAGAGAAACTGGACCTGGTTCTTCTGGACATCATGATGCCCCGTCTGGACGGAACGGAAGTTTTGCGGGAGATCAGAAAAGAATCGGAGATCCCTATCCTGATGGTTACAGCCCGCAGTGGAGAAGGAGATACGGTTCTCGGTCTGGAGCTGGGTGCGGATGACTATATTGCCAAGCCTTTCAGCATGAAAGAGCTGGCAGCCCGGATCAGAACAGTCCTCCGCCGCAGTACGCCTCTTTCTGCTCCTGCACCGGAGGAGGATAATCCTGGACTGGTGCAGGCTGAGCTGCATATGGACAGGATCAAGCGAACCGTATCGATCCGGGGAAAGTCGGTCGAACTCACAGCCGCCCAGTTCAATATTCTGGAAAAGTTAATGAAGTCTCCCGGGCGTGTTTTTTCACGGATGGATCTTCTTCAGGCTTTTCAGGAAGACCCCTACGAGGGCTATGAGCGCTCCATTGACGTACATATAAAAAATATCCGGAAACTCCTGGAAGAAGATCCAGGTCATCCGGAATACATCCTTACCGTATGGGGAGTGGGGTACAAAATGCAGGATTCTCAGTGA
- a CDS encoding ankyrin repeat domain-containing protein translates to MYRISRCFTFSLFLFTILLSPLQSQERWPGPVFLDEFVFDRMALYAIGWSEKSAFAYGVLTPGEKGSSYWQWFILDLVEDKFLYNSPRWTLLEGQSPSELWELHPEWYSQLVRFGITPMNEFQAGGQTFQQGGDSYRMAYTLDRSESGTYPEGQTKNIRIDLFRNHDTAKTVYSYSPDGEKDSVEDLILKGYILSPFEKRTALVSLEKTVSPGDKAEWKYRIIGAHLTIGFSQVRQSGSSLSEAVLNGQYYVSRMLLSEGADLNAVDSRGYSAMLIAARLQHWSILTLLVESGATVSTLDDRGRSALHYAAEGVDAELVRLLLKAGGDPDLKDRKGQSPRLLAGLKGDPAVMSAFQ, encoded by the coding sequence ATGTACAGAATTTCAAGATGCTTCACTTTCAGTCTTTTTTTATTCACGATCCTCCTCAGCCCTTTGCAGTCACAGGAACGGTGGCCGGGTCCAGTTTTCCTGGATGAATTTGTCTTTGACAGGATGGCCCTGTACGCCATCGGTTGGTCAGAAAAAAGCGCGTTTGCCTACGGTGTCCTGACTCCCGGTGAAAAAGGGAGTTCTTACTGGCAGTGGTTTATACTGGATCTTGTTGAGGATAAGTTCCTTTATAACAGTCCCCGTTGGACCCTCCTGGAGGGACAGTCTCCCTCGGAGCTCTGGGAGCTCCATCCCGAATGGTATTCCCAGCTCGTCCGCTTCGGCATTACCCCCATGAATGAGTTTCAGGCCGGGGGGCAGACCTTTCAGCAGGGGGGGGATTCCTATCGGATGGCCTATACTCTGGATCGTTCGGAATCCGGAACTTACCCCGAAGGTCAGACCAAAAATATAAGGATTGATCTGTTTCGTAACCATGATACCGCCAAGACCGTCTACTCCTACAGCCCTGATGGTGAAAAGGATTCAGTGGAAGACCTGATTCTTAAGGGGTATATCCTCAGTCCCTTTGAAAAAAGAACCGCCCTTGTTTCTCTGGAAAAGACGGTCTCACCCGGAGACAAGGCAGAATGGAAATACCGGATTATCGGCGCTCATCTGACCATCGGATTTTCACAGGTCCGCCAGAGCGGCAGCAGTCTCTCCGAGGCGGTCCTGAACGGTCAGTATTATGTGAGCAGAATGCTTTTGTCCGAAGGAGCCGATCTCAATGCCGTTGATTCCCGGGGGTATTCGGCAATGCTTATCGCCGCGAGGTTACAGCACTGGTCCATCCTGACCCTGCTGGTTGAATCTGGTGCCACCGTTTCGACTCTGGATGACAGAGGACGATCGGCTCTCCACTATGCCGCCGAAGGAGTGGATGCCGAACTGGTCAGGCTTCTGCTTAAAGCGGGGGGCGATCCCGATTTGAAAGACCGGAAGGGCCAGAGTCCCCGGCTCCTTGCCGGGCTGAAGGGAGATCCAGCGGTCATGTCCGCTTTTCAGTAG
- a CDS encoding efflux RND transporter periplasmic adaptor subunit codes for MKFKGILILMIIIILASCGSGKEDSVTAASSWDVADKEALAVFTEAVREEPFVLAIEASGILEGIREADVISETTGLIRSVSFEIGDYVNQGDVLLTVEDRLPEINFNYAQQDLKTAELEFDALRKSYDTGGTSRVVYNQGLTRMESARLRMEQARDSLENTMVRAPLSGYISNRDSIISVGSYIQMGLAVTHIVDNSSFKVNLSVGEDEIPLIQSGSEAQVIVNPLPEYSIKAVVRAVSPGSRRAGGGFPVIVTWVNSYGVSLKSGMSALVKINPTNQARNELIIPASAVVYRNGLPYVFRIRDDAAEAVEVVILRSLGDRMTVRDGLIPGEPLIVSGLNSLIPGDPVMATPLLPEISE; via the coding sequence ATGAAATTTAAGGGAATTCTGATCCTAATGATCATTATTATATTGGCATCCTGTGGTTCCGGCAAAGAGGATTCAGTGACTGCTGCTTCAAGCTGGGATGTCGCAGATAAAGAGGCCCTGGCTGTGTTTACCGAGGCCGTGAGGGAGGAGCCTTTCGTTCTGGCCATCGAAGCCTCAGGCATCCTGGAAGGTATCAGAGAGGCCGATGTGATCAGCGAAACGACAGGGCTGATCCGTTCTGTTTCCTTTGAAATCGGGGATTATGTGAATCAGGGAGATGTTCTGCTGACTGTGGAGGATCGGCTGCCCGAAATCAATTTCAATTATGCCCAGCAGGACCTGAAAACGGCGGAGCTTGAGTTTGATGCTCTCAGGAAATCCTATGACACAGGAGGAACTTCCCGTGTCGTTTATAATCAGGGCCTCACCAGGATGGAGTCGGCCAGGCTGCGGATGGAGCAAGCCAGGGATAGCCTGGAGAATACCATGGTCCGGGCTCCCTTAAGCGGGTATATCAGTAACAGAGACAGCATTATCAGCGTAGGGAGCTATATTCAGATGGGTCTTGCCGTAACACATATTGTGGATAACTCCTCTTTTAAAGTCAATCTGAGTGTGGGAGAAGATGAGATTCCCCTGATTCAGTCCGGTTCAGAGGCCCAGGTCATCGTAAACCCTCTTCCTGAATACAGCATTAAGGCTGTTGTCAGGGCTGTCTCTCCAGGGAGTCGCCGTGCAGGGGGTGGCTTCCCGGTCATTGTCACCTGGGTAAACAGTTATGGGGTTTCTTTAAAATCCGGAATGTCAGCCCTGGTCAAAATCAATCCCACTAATCAGGCCCGCAATGAATTGATCATTCCGGCTTCCGCCGTTGTGTACCGCAATGGTCTGCCCTATGTCTTCCGCATCAGGGATGATGCAGCCGAGGCTGTGGAGGTTGTTATTCTCCGGTCCCTGGGCGACCGCATGACCGTCAGGGATGGTTTGATTCCCGGGGAACCCCTCATTGTCAGCGGCTTGAACTCTCTGATTCCCGGAGATCCTGTGATGGCAACTCCACTGCTACCGGAGATTTCTGAATGA
- a CDS encoding HAMP domain-containing sensor histidine kinase — MKISLSTRLISIMVLSILLSSLITIFLVSSFTMKKVQGYSNQRDRDIALTMAEALSRAADDEQLEMAIRSLGNQRSRTGHEMMGPMMDQMQPGQGGRRRERAMTAPVLMFSAGDEVIPLLIVDTEGQILQGQSPDLQGIPHTSLPKERLELGAPFYSQGNLAGYVLTGRQAGIGDEEVQYFRSIFRGILIYPSFAALLASLLGALLLGRALKPLKSLYKGVVTIRKGEYGFRVELPPRRKIFNNDDELTRLSEGFNEMAATLEASEEWKKQIISDTAHELRTPVSLIMGNLEMIIDGVYQADKPRLKSLYRESQVLAELIRNLQVLASEESRQNTMEKEDFSLTQMVHQSFDDFRALAEKEHITLLDEAIDDCWITGDRSRSRQVLKNLIVNALRYCPPHGIITLRCRREGESILLEVEDTGPGIPESLRKRVFDRFFKIDSSRSSEGSGLGLSISKVLVENQGGSICVLEGSSGGALFQICFPQTSNQWNRQEFTVSKDDSE; from the coding sequence GTGAAGATCTCTCTCAGCACCCGTCTTATCTCCATCATGGTCCTTTCCATTCTTCTCAGTTCACTCATCACCATCTTTCTGGTGAGTTCTTTTACCATGAAGAAGGTCCAGGGTTATTCGAATCAGAGGGACAGGGACATCGCACTGACCATGGCCGAGGCTCTGAGCCGTGCAGCCGATGACGAGCAGTTGGAAATGGCCATTCGCTCTCTGGGAAATCAGAGGAGCAGGACCGGCCATGAGATGATGGGACCTATGATGGATCAAATGCAGCCTGGCCAGGGAGGCCGGCGCCGCGAAAGAGCCATGACTGCCCCGGTTCTGATGTTTTCTGCGGGAGACGAAGTCATCCCCCTGCTGATTGTCGATACGGAGGGACAGATTTTACAGGGGCAGTCCCCTGATTTACAGGGAATCCCTCATACATCCCTCCCAAAGGAGAGGCTGGAACTGGGAGCCCCCTTTTACTCTCAGGGCAATCTGGCCGGATATGTCCTGACTGGCAGACAGGCCGGGATAGGAGACGAGGAAGTCCAGTATTTTCGTTCCATTTTTCGGGGTATCCTGATCTATCCTTCCTTTGCCGCCCTGCTGGCCTCCCTTCTGGGAGCCCTCCTGCTTGGACGGGCTCTAAAACCATTGAAAAGCCTCTACAAGGGAGTCGTCACCATCAGGAAAGGAGAATACGGCTTTCGGGTGGAACTGCCTCCCAGACGAAAGATCTTCAATAATGATGATGAACTGACCCGTCTTTCAGAAGGCTTCAATGAAATGGCTGCTACCCTGGAGGCCTCGGAAGAGTGGAAAAAACAGATTATTTCCGACACGGCTCACGAATTGAGGACCCCTGTCAGTCTTATAATGGGCAATCTGGAGATGATCATCGACGGGGTCTATCAGGCGGATAAGCCCCGCCTCAAATCCCTCTACAGGGAGAGTCAGGTCCTGGCGGAACTGATTAGAAATCTTCAGGTTCTGGCCAGCGAGGAGTCCCGCCAAAACACGATGGAAAAAGAGGATTTTTCTTTGACCCAAATGGTCCATCAAAGTTTCGATGATTTCCGGGCTTTGGCTGAAAAAGAGCATATTACCCTCCTGGATGAGGCTATTGATGATTGCTGGATCACCGGGGACAGGAGCAGGAGCAGGCAGGTTTTAAAAAACCTGATAGTCAATGCCCTCAGGTACTGCCCTCCCCATGGCATCATAACCCTGCGCTGCCGAAGAGAAGGAGAATCCATACTATTGGAAGTGGAAGATACGGGTCCCGGGATTCCCGAATCTTTGAGAAAACGGGTTTTTGACCGCTTTTTCAAGATTGATTCCTCGAGGAGTAGTGAGGGCAGTGGTCTGGGACTTTCTATCAGTAAGGTTCTCGTAGAAAATCAGGGTGGAAGCATTTGTGTACTGGAAGGTTCATCAGGGGGGGCGCTCTTTCAAATTTGCTTTCCCCAGACTTCTAATCAATGGAATAGACAGGAATTCACAGTATCAAAAGACGATTCCGAATAA